The Magnolia sinica isolate HGM2019 chromosome 10, MsV1, whole genome shotgun sequence genome includes a window with the following:
- the LOC131257900 gene encoding uncharacterized protein LOC131257900 isoform X1 — protein MASFRWVLQLHKDVPRAARFYSEGLDFSVNVCTLRWAELQSGPLKLALMQSSSDIVMQKGYSSLLSFTVTDINSTVTKLMALGAKLDGSIKHEVHGKLAGCSCPLPRWAHVGSLRTCMKTPQDMRRQLALIKSIRTWVGTELSEFHRSWVGSILPHKGSHTRIPLIK, from the exons ATGGCCTCTTTCAGATGGGTTCTTCAACTCCACAAAGATGTCCCGAGAGCCGCTCGTTTCTACTCGGAAGGCCTCGATTTCAGCGTCAACGTTTGTACCCTTAGGTGGGCTGAGCTTCAATCCGGTCCGTTGAAGCTGGCCCTTATGCAATCAAGCAG TGACATTGTCATGCAGAAAGGGTACTCTTCGCTCCTATCTTTCACAGTGACTGACATTAACAGCACTGTAACGAAGCTAATGGCATTAGGTGCCAAGCTGGATGGTTCCATCAAACATGAAGTTCATGGAAAG CTTGCAGGTTGCAGCTGTCCGTTGCCTCGATGGGCACATGTTGGGTCTCTACGAACCTGCATGAAAACACCCCAAGACATGCGGAGACAATTGGCTTTAATTAAAAGCATCAGAACGTGGGTTGGAACAGAACTTTCAGAATTCCACCGCAGTTGGGTGGGTTCCATTCTCCCACACAAGGGGTCGCATACAAGAATTCCACTCATcaaatga
- the LOC131257900 gene encoding uncharacterized protein LOC131257900 isoform X2: protein MASFRWVLQLHKDVPRAARFYSEGLDFSVNVCTLRWAELQSGPLKLALMQSSSDIVMQKGYSSLLSFTVTDINSTVTKLMALGAKLDGSIKHEVHGKVAAVRCLDGHMLGLYEPA, encoded by the exons ATGGCCTCTTTCAGATGGGTTCTTCAACTCCACAAAGATGTCCCGAGAGCCGCTCGTTTCTACTCGGAAGGCCTCGATTTCAGCGTCAACGTTTGTACCCTTAGGTGGGCTGAGCTTCAATCCGGTCCGTTGAAGCTGGCCCTTATGCAATCAAGCAG TGACATTGTCATGCAGAAAGGGTACTCTTCGCTCCTATCTTTCACAGTGACTGACATTAACAGCACTGTAACGAAGCTAATGGCATTAGGTGCCAAGCTGGATGGTTCCATCAAACATGAAGTTCATGGAAAG GTTGCAGCTGTCCGTTGCCTCGATGGGCACATGTTGGGTCTCTACGAACCTGCATGA